Genomic window (Toxotes jaculatrix isolate fToxJac2 chromosome 10, fToxJac2.pri, whole genome shotgun sequence):
GTGGTGAACCTCCCTTATCTACTTCTAAAACTCTGAACATTCAAATATCAGATGTAAATGACAATAGTCCACATTTCGAAAAAAATCCCTTGCAGTTTTACCTGGTAGAAAATAACGTGCCTGGAGCGCCAATATTTTCTGTAAGCGCAACGGACAATGATGTGAATGAAAATGCTGTTATTTCGTATAACATTGTTAGAGGAGGGAGTGAAAATGGTATAACGTCATCTTTCCTCAATATAAATTCAGATAATGGACAAATATCCGCGctaaaaagttttgactttgaaacactgaaaactttccAGTTCCACGTTGTTGCGTCAGATTCTGGAACTCCGTCACTGAGCAGCAACATCACAGTCAACGTGTTCATTCTGGATCAGAACGACAACGCTCCAGTCATCCTCTATCCACTCAGCTCTAACGGTTCTGCTGAACGTGTGGAGGAGATTCCCCGCAATGTCAACGCAGGACACTTGGTGACTAAAGTCAGAGCCTATGACGCTGATATAGGATATAACGGCTGGTTACtcttttcactgcaggaagTTACTGACCACAGTCTCTTTGCTTTGGACCGCTACACAGGACAGATCAGAACACTTCGctcattcacagagacagacgaggCTGAGCACAAACTGCTCGTGCTGGTCAAAGACAATGGCAACGTCTCACTCTCAGCAACAGCTACTGTCATTGTCAAAGTTGTGGAGCCCAAAGAGGCTTTTGCAGCTTCTGATGTTAAAAGTTCAGCAAAAGCAGATGAAGATGATAACGTGACTTTTTACCTGATGATAACTTTGGGctcagtgtctgtgctttttctcatcagtatcattgtgcTGATTGCAATGCAGTGCTCAAAGTCCACAGACTATACTTCTAAATATCTACAAGAGACTAATTATGATGGGACACTGTGTCACAGCATCCAGTACAGGTCTGGAGACAAACGCTACATGTTAGTTGGACCCAGAATGAGTATAGGATCTACTATAGTCCCAGGCAGCCATGCGAATACACTAGTGCTCCCTGACAGAAGGAGAACATCTGGAGAGGTAAGACTTTGAGATCTTACAAGTTTGGTGATATCTTTTCACGTATGGCTGATCTTATTTGAGAATTGTAGACTTGTCTGATTCAGCATGTTTAAACCATGCTCCAGTTTGCTTGAGACATAAGCTATTGTGTCCTTTGTTTTCATAAGAACAGAACAGTTTGTCAGTTGGCTATAACGTTTGACTGCAGCTTCATGCTTCTTTTTGCAAGAATCGTTGTATGATGCACAATTTTGTCTTCGCTTCTCTCACTTGCAGACTCCTTTATACGCACCTGTATACTCTCCAAGTCATTTAATTCTATAtaatgaaatctttcctcccaTTGATGGAATACAAAAACCAAATGCTTTACTTAATGGTGGTCTTCTTGGGGCAATGTGGGGGCAAAGAGCTTTGTTATTGACCATTTATAATTGTAATCAAATTCTAAACAATGCCTACCTGCTCTGATATGCTGTTAGCTACTTTTATTGGTGTTATGTCTCATCGCTGTGCAAAAGGTTTGGTAATTAAGGACacaaacaatgtttttaagACAGAAAAAGCTACCCGTCCGCCTGTCattgctgtccatggtgctgaagtTCACTGGCTTTACTGGTTTTGAACAAGTATTCGAGCAATGCTAAGATACACAGTGAATCATTGGtactgttttcttctctgataCTTCATTTATATTGCCACATACAGTAAGAGTGGTAGCTATTTAAAACCTTGCTGTGTATACCGTTTCACTGATTCAGGCTGATTTTCCttgatttgtttctgtgtgtaagggaggcaaagacagagaaataacaAACAACGTATATCGCTCTAAGGACTCTGAGCCCTGTCTGTGGTATTTAAGTGTCCGTGGTGTTGCTGGTTTTCACAGTCTCTCTGGTCTGCCGTTTAAACGACTTTTAATCGTCTAAAATGTTGTCCTCTTGGTGTCACTGTTACATTATTTTGGCCAATAAGGACCTAGTCCCTCCCCCAACAAAGCTTTTGTTTGGTACCTCGAAGCAGAGAACACATTTGATATAAGGGTGTGAGTCGGATGAGACGGTGTACTGTGTTTTCTGAACACGCGATACTAAACGGGTCGGATATACTCATTTGATTTGCTGCAGAAACAGGAtcctgtgtgtatatgtgttgttGGAATACGATGGGGAGCAAAAGACGATTTCGAGCAAAGGACCATtggtttgcttttcattttttcttattGGTGATTTTCGGAAAGCGGGCTGCGGCTGAATTGAGGTACTCTATACCAGAGGAGGTGAAAGAGGGAACCGTTGTTGGAAATGTTGCAAAAGATCTTGGCCTGGACAAAACATCTTTGGCTGATCGGCGTTTCCGTGTTGTGTCTGGATCTAGAGACGCTTTTTTCGAGGTAAATCCAGACAACGGTGCTTTACACGTCCATAAGAAAATCGACAGAGAGGAGCTTTGTCAGGGCAGTGGTGTTTGCTTAATGGAGCTGAAAGTCCTTGTTGAAAATCCGTTGGAAGTACACTATGTAGTTGTAGAAATTACTGATGTAAATGATCACTCCCCCAGTTTTTCTGAAAAGCTACAGACATTTGAAATAGCAGAGCATTCATCTCCGGGAACGCGATTCGAGTTATATGCGGCTCGTGATCCTGACGCTGGAATTAACTCTATCCGTACATACACACTAACACCAAATGATCATTTTGAAATAGAAGTTAGTCAAAACGACGAAGATAAAATGCCATTTTTAGTGCTGAAGAAGTCCTTagacagagagcaaaagaaTAAACACTTGTTATTTGTTACAGCAGTTGATGGAGGTAAACCGCAAAGATCAGGCACACTCAATGTTTCCATTACTGTACTTGATAGTAATGATAATCGTCCAATGTTTAGTCAGGACACTTATCAAAtagaaatatatgaaaatgttcCAGTTGGCGCTGCTATTACAAAAGTGAATGCATCAGATCCAGACGAAGGCAGTAATGGGGAAATAGAGTACAGCCTCAGCAAAACATTAGCACGTAAGGTCTACGAGTTATTTGAATTGGACAGTTTAACTGGACAAATTAAAGTGAAAGGGTCACTGGACTTTGAGGAGTCGGAGATTTATAAACTAGATGTTCAGGCATCTGATAAAGGGCAACCTCCATTAACAGGAAGGTGTAGAGTCATTATAAAGATAAAAGACGTAAATGATAACTCGCCGGAAATAGACGTGACATCATTATCAAATACAGTGTCTGAAGACTCAAAGCCTGGCACTGTTATTTTACTTGTTAGTGTGACGGATAAAGACTCTGGTATTAACGGAAAAATAATTTCAAGCATAACCGAGGAAGTTCCTTTTGAACTAAAGCCCTCCTATAAGGAAAACACATATTCAGTTGTCACTAAGGGATTTTTAGATCGAGAGGAGGTGTCACAGTatgaaataacaataaaagcCACAGATTGTGGTGAACCTCCCTTATCCTCTTTTAAAACTCTTAATATTCAGATTTCGGATGTAAACGACAACAGTCCACATTTCTCCCAAAATCCATTACAGTTTTACCTGTCAGAAAATAACGTTGGTGGAAAGTCGATATTCTCTGTTAGTGCAACGGACAAGGACTTGAATGACAATGCAGCTATTTCATATCACATTGTGAGAGAAGGGAGTCAGAATGACATTTTGTCTTTCCTGAATGTCAATCCTGATAATGGACACATCACCGCActaaaaagttttgactttgaaacactgaaaacttttcAGTTCCACGTTGTTGCGTCAGATTCTGGAACTCCGTCACTGAGCAGCAACGTCACAGTCAACGTGTTCGTTCTGGATCAGAACGACAACGCTCCAGTCATCCTCTATCCACTCAGCTCTAACGGTTCTGCTGAAGGTGTGGAGGAGATTCCCCGCAATGTCAACGCAGGACACTTGGTGACTAAAGTCAGAGCCTATGACGCTGATATAGGATATAACGGCTGGTTACtcttttcactgcaggaagTTACTGACCACAGTCTCTTTGCTTTGGACCGCTACACAGGACAGATCAGAACACTTCGctcattcacagagacagacgaggCTGAGCACAAACTGCTCGTACTGGTCAAAGACAATGGCAACGTCTCACTCTCGGCAACAGCTACTGTCATTGTCAAAGTTGTGGAGCCCAAAGAGGCTTTTGCAGCTTCCGATGTTAAAACTTCAGCAAAAGCAGATGAAGATGATAACGTGACTTTTTACCTGATGATAACTTTGGGctcagtgtctgtgctttttctcatcagtatcattgtgcTGATTGCAATGCAGTGCTCAAAGTCCACTGACTATACTTCTAAATATCTACAAGAGACTAATTATGATGGGACACTGTGTCACAGCATCCAGTACAGATCTGGAGACAAACACTACATGTTAGTTGGACCCAGAATGAGTATAGGATCTACTATAGTCCCTGGCAGCCACGCGAATACACTAGTGCTTCCTGACAGGAGGAGAACATCTGAGGAGGTAAGATTGTTTATTCTCACGGCTTAAATTGTGGTAATGGgatatacatttattttcttaaaatttaAAAGTATAAATCTTTGGGGAATGGGCTTTTGGGTGACTCTGATTGAAAGTGTAGCTGTCCAAGGTGCTGAAGCATttacctctgtgtgtttcatgaAGCCACGACTTATTGTATGTGCACAATATTAGTGTTACGGTGAAGTcaatatcattttaaaatagCAAACGACTCTCATATTTATGGGGAAACAAACTATCTGGAAAGTGATCACTTGGTGTCAGTATCTGAGCAGAAAAGTGTTTCAAGAGAAGCCTTTTGTCAGAGATATGGGTCCTCCCCTTTGTGGGATGGGTTTTCACATTTTAGCACTGAATGCATCCTTTAGACTCACAGCGAATATTCGGCATCTGCGATTTGGATAATACACTGCAAACTATACATATTATTCTAGGTATATCTATTTTGGATTTTGTAAAGGAAACGTTCCTCTGAATTTTTGAGATTTATGTGTATCTGCGAGGTATGGAGAAGAAAGGACCTGGAACGTTGAGAGAGCAATGGCGGTGGATCGCTTTCATTGTTTCGTTAATTTTGCTGTGGAGCAGAGCTTCGGCGCACATCAGATATTCCATCGCCGAGGAACTTAAAGAAGGAACTGTTGTTGGGAATATAGCGAAGGATTTGGGATTAGAAATGAACGCGCTGAAAGAGAGGGGATGTCGTATTGTTGAGGGTTCATCATCAGAGTCGTTTTTTCATGTAAACCAGAACGATGGGATATTGTATGTTGACCGAATGATTGACAGGGAGAAGGTTTGTGAGCGGAGCAGCGTGTGTTTGATCAATCTAAAAACTGTGCTGGAAAACCCTCTTGAAATTCATTATGTGACCGTGGAGGTGCTGGACGTAAACGACCACTCTCCCAGCTTCTCAGCGAAAGAATCCCGTCTCGAAATTTCAGAGTCAGCTTTACCAGGCTTGCGACTACAGCTGCAAGCAGCACACGATCCTGATGTTGGTCAGTTTTCGGTCCAGGAGTACAAACTTAGTCCTAATGATCATTTTCGTTTAGAAGTCAAAGATCgtggaaaagatggaaaaatacCCATATTAGTTTTAGTAAAGACGCTGGAcagggaaacaaagaaaagtcataaGTTACTTCTTACAGCTATTGATGGAGGCAAACCAAGCAAATCCGGAACAGCTGAACTCACTGTTGACGTCTTAGACATCAATGATAATATGCCGGTTTTCAACGAAGAAACATACTCAGTGCGTTTGGAAGAAAATGCTCCAATTGGCACAACAGTTATAAAAGTGAACGCAACTGATTTAGATGAAGGAGCCAATGGTGAGATTATCTATTCATTGGGCAATAATGTGAATAGCAGAATACGCGAACTTTTTCGCGTTGATCCGAATACAGGTGACATAATTGTCCAAGAGCTGATAGACTTTGAATTAGAGGAAAGTTATGAAATTGATATACAGGCGTCTGATAAAGGATCAGCTCCTTTCAGAACAGACAAAAGTGTGTTGGTGAATATTGTTGATTTGAATGATAACACACCGCAGATAGAGGTTACATCATTTTCAAAGGCAATACCAGAAGATGCAAGACTGGGGACCACTGTGGCTTTAATCAGTGTTACTGATAAGGACTCTGGTCTTAACGGGAAAGTTATTTGCTCATTTAATGAGGATGTCCCCTTCACATTATCTCCTTCAACACAAGACAACGTGTATTCTATAGTCACAAAATCGCCTCTGGATAGAGAAAAGCAGCCTATATATGATGTTACAATTGTTGCAAAAGATGCAGGAGTGCCTTCGCTGTCGTCTGAAAAAAGCATTACTATCGTTATATCAGATGTGAATGATAACAGCCCAGAGTTTTCAGCGAGCCCTTACACATACTATGTGACTGAGAACAACGCTCCAGgagcttcactgttttctgtgaggGCATCAGACCGCGACGAGGATGACAATTCTCGCATTTCATATCATATTTTAAGAGATGGAAAAGAGAATACTAAACTCCATTCAATCAATCTAAACATAAACTCAGAAACTGGAGACATTATGGCGCTgaaaagttttgactttgaaacactgaaaactttccAGTTCCACGTTGTTGCGTCAGATTCTGGAACTCCGTCACTGAGCAGCAACGTCACAGTCAACGTGTTCATTCTGGATCAGAACGACAACGCTCCAGTCA
Coding sequences:
- the LOC121188113 gene encoding protocadherin alpha-8-like, producing MEKKGPGTLREQWRWIAFIVSLILLWSRASAHIRYSIAEELKEGTVVGNIAKDLGLEMNALKERGCRIVEGSSSESFFHVNQNDGILYVDRMIDREKVCERSSVCLINLKTVLENPLEIHYVTVEVLDVNDHSPSFSAKESRLEISESALPGLRLQLQAAHDPDVGQFSVQEYKLSPNDHFRLEVKDRGKDGKIPILVLVKTLDRETKKSHKLLLTAIDGGKPSKSGTAELTVDVLDINDNMPVFNEETYSVRLEENAPIGTTVIKVNATDLDEGANGEIIYSLGNNVNSRIRELFRVDPNTGDIIVQELIDFELEESYEIDIQASDKGSAPFRTDKSVLVNIVDLNDNTPQIEVTSFSKAIPEDARLGTTVALISVTDKDSGLNGKVICSFNEDVPFTLSPSTQDNVYSIVTKSPLDREKQPIYDVTIVAKDAGVPSLSSEKSITIVISDVNDNSPEFSASPYTYYVTENNAPGASLFSVRASDRDEDDNSRISYHILRDGKENTKLHSINLNINSETGDIMALKSFDFETLKTFQFHVVASDSGTPSLSSNVTVNVFILDQNDNAPVILYPLSSNGSAEGVEEIPRNVNAGHLVTKVRAYDADIGYNGWLLFSLQEVTDHSLFALDRYTGQIRTLRSFTETDEAEHKLLVLVKDNGNVSLSATATVIVKVVEPKEAFAASDVKSSAKADEDDNVTFYLMITLGSVSVLFLISIIVLIAMQCSKSTDYTSKYLQETNYDGTLCHSIQYRSGDKRYMLVGPRMSIGSTIVPGSHANTLVLPDRRRTSEEVSKYLYLLFRVFQISLSS
- the LOC121188112 gene encoding protocadherin alpha-8-like — encoded protein: MGSKRRFRAKDHWFAFHFFLLVIFGKRAAAELRYSIPEEVKEGTVVGNVAKDLGLDKTSLADRRFRVVSGSRDAFFEVNPDNGALHVHKKIDREELCQGSGVCLMELKVLVENPLEVHYVVVEITDVNDHSPSFSEKLQTFEIAEHSSPGTRFELYAARDPDAGINSIRTYTLTPNDHFEIEVSQNDEDKMPFLVLKKSLDREQKNKHLLFVTAVDGGKPQRSGTLNVSITVLDSNDNRPMFSQDTYQIEIYENVPVGAAITKVNASDPDEGSNGEIEYSLSKTLARKVYELFELDSLTGQIKVKGSLDFEESEIYKLDVQASDKGQPPLTGRCRVIIKIKDVNDNSPEIDVTSLSNTVSEDSKPGTVILLVSVTDKDSGINGKIISSITEEVPFELKPSYKENTYSVVTKGFLDREEVSQYEITIKATDCGEPPLSSFKTLNIQISDVNDNSPHFSQNPLQFYLSENNVGGKSIFSVSATDKDLNDNAAISYHIVREGSQNDILSFLNVNPDNGHITALKSFDFETLKTFQFHVVASDSGTPSLSSNVTVNVFVLDQNDNAPVILYPLSSNGSAEGVEEIPRNVNAGHLVTKVRAYDADIGYNGWLLFSLQEVTDHSLFALDRYTGQIRTLRSFTETDEAEHKLLVLVKDNGNVSLSATATVIVKVVEPKEAFAASDVKTSAKADEDDNVTFYLMITLGSVSVLFLISIIVLIAMQCSKSTDYTSKYLQETNYDGTLCHSIQYRSGDKHYMLVGPRMSIGSTIVPGSHANTLVLPDRRRTSEEVRLFILTA